A single window of Hymenobacter sp. APR13 DNA harbors:
- a CDS encoding YhcG family protein — protein sequence MGRSILLQEQQQGWGAKVVARLATDLRTEFPAITGFSARNLRYMKAFAEQWADEAILQQLAAKLPWFHNCILLDKVKDPVERAWYVQQTIENGWSRNVLAAQVESGLYHRQGRAVSNFSRTLPAPQSELAQQILKDPYTFDFLSLGPEAQERDLERGLLEHVRSFLLELGKGFALVGSQYHLEVGGQDYYLDLVFYHLKLRCFVVIDLKMGEFKPEDSGKMNFYLAAADDLLRHPTDQPTIGLILCKSQNRVVAEYALRGLSQPIGVAEWQLTTTLPAELRRSLPTSEELDAVLGKPAAAVAAPGQGPAGHSAAAAPNSSAGPTQ from the coding sequence ATTGGCCGCAGCATCTTACTGCAAGAGCAACAGCAGGGTTGGGGAGCCAAAGTAGTTGCCCGACTGGCAACGGACCTGCGCACTGAGTTTCCAGCTATTACCGGCTTTTCTGCGCGTAACCTGCGGTATATGAAGGCGTTTGCAGAACAGTGGGCAGACGAAGCAATTTTGCAGCAGCTTGCTGCAAAATTGCCTTGGTTCCACAACTGCATCCTACTGGACAAGGTGAAAGACCCGGTCGAGCGGGCATGGTACGTGCAGCAGACCATTGAAAACGGCTGGAGCCGCAACGTGCTGGCCGCGCAGGTGGAAAGCGGCCTCTACCACCGGCAGGGCCGGGCGGTGAGCAACTTTAGCCGCACACTGCCCGCCCCGCAGTCGGAGTTGGCGCAGCAGATTCTGAAAGACCCGTACACCTTCGATTTCCTCTCCCTGGGGCCGGAGGCGCAGGAACGGGATTTGGAGCGGGGCCTGCTCGAACATGTGCGCTCCTTCCTGCTGGAGCTGGGCAAGGGCTTTGCGCTGGTGGGCAGCCAATACCACCTGGAAGTCGGCGGGCAGGACTACTACCTAGATCTGGTGTTCTATCACCTTAAGCTGCGGTGCTTCGTCGTCATCGACCTGAAGATGGGCGAGTTCAAGCCCGAGGACAGCGGCAAGATGAACTTCTACCTGGCAGCGGCCGACGACCTGCTGCGCCACCCGACCGACCAGCCCACCATCGGGCTGATTTTGTGCAAAAGTCAGAACCGGGTGGTAGCGGAATACGCATTGCGCGGCCTGAGCCAGCCGATTGGCGTGGCCGAGTGGCAGCTTACCACTACCCTGCCCGCGGAGCTGCGCCGCAGCCTGCCGACGTCGGAAGAGCTGGATGCCGTGCTCGGGAAGCCGGCGGCGGCGGTGGCGGCGCCGGGTCAGGGACCTGCCGGGCATAGTGCTGCAGCAGCGCCGAATTCTTCTGCTGGCCCCACTCAATAA